The nucleotide window AGGTTGTTGGCGGCGCCCACGCGGCCTGCAACACCGGGTAGTCCACCGCGGACCTGCTGTCGCCGGCGCGACCCCTTCCGGCTATTGAACAAACACAGCGATTTATCTAGCATTTGAACAAATCACCTGATATGTTCAAATGCGCCGCTTCGCATGCGGCGACCAGCTAAGAAAGGGACTGCCATGACTACCAGCCCAGCGCAAGAGCCGGCAATCCAGGTCGAGCGATGGCGCGACCGAAAGCGCTACCTGTGGTTGGTGGGCTTAGTCCTGCCGATGGCGTTGCCGGTGAGCGTGGCGCTGGCGTGGACGTTGGGCAAGTTCGGCTGGACCGCTGCCACGCCGATGTTGTGGTGGATCGGCCCATTCCTGCTCTACCTGTTGTTACCGGTGCTCGATCTGTTCTTTGGCCCCGACGGTCAGAATCCCCCTGACGAGGTGATGGAGCGTCTAGAGAACGACAAGTACTACCGGTACTGCACATATGCCTTCATTCCGTTCCAGATGATCAGCCTTATGCTGGCCTGCTACTTATGGACGGCCGACAACTTGAGCTGGCTGGGCCTCAGCGGAGGCCTGGGATTGGTCTCCAAGATCGGCCTGATGATGACCATCGGCGTGGTCGGCGGAGTAGGTATCAACACCGCCCACGAGATGGGGCACAAGCGCGAAAACCTCGAGCGCTGGTTGTCCAAGATCACCCTCGCCCAAACCCTCTACGGGCATTTTTACATCGAGCACAACCGCGGGCATCACGTGCGCGTCTCCACCCCGGAGGATCCGGCCAGTGCCCGGTTCGGCGAAAGCTTCTGGATGTTTTTGCCGCGCAGCATGTTCGGCTCGCTCAAATCCGCATGGGAACTGGAGAAGACCCGCATGCAACGCATCGGAAAGTCCTCCTTCAGCCTGCACAACGATGTGCTCAACGCGTGGATCATGTCGATCGTCCTGTTCAGTGGGCTAACCGCCGTATTCGGATGGCAGGTGTTGCCATTCCTCATCATCCAGGCGCTCTACGGCGCATCACTGTTGGAATCGGTCAATTACCTCGAACATTACGGACTGCTGCGCCAACGCACCGCGTCCGGCCGCTATGAACGGTGCGCACCGGTACACAGCTGGAACTCTGACCACATCGTGACCAACATCTTCCTGTACCACCTGCAGCGGCACAGCGACCACCACGCCAATCCCCTGCGCCGCTATCAAACATTGCGCAGCATGGATGGTGCACCCCGGTTGCCGAGCGGATACGCGACGCTGATCACCCTGACCTACATCCCACCGCTATGGCGAAAGGTGATGGACCATCGTGTGATTGAACACTACGATGGTGACATCAACCGGGTTAACATCGATCCGCGCAAGCGCGACCGGATCCTCGCCACGTACGGTGCCCGGTGATGGCTGCCTACCGATGCCCCGCGTGTCGCTACGTCTACGACGAGACCACCGGCGCACCTCGTGAGGGATATCCCGCAGGAACCAATTGGGCCGACGTCAACGACAATTGGACCTGCCCGGATTGCAATGTCCGCGAGAAGATCGACTTCGAACCACAGGAGGCCTGAGATGCCAACCGACTTCAAACTCTATCGATGTGTACAGTGCGGGTTCGAGTACGACGAGGCGCTGGGGTGGCCCGAAGACGGTATCGCCCCGGGGACCCGCTGGGACGACATTCCCGACGATTGGAGTTGTCCGGACTGCGGTGCGGCCAAGTCAGACTTCGAGATGATCGAAATCAGCCGCGCCTGACTCAGCCGGCCAACTCGGCAACGTGGCCTTGCTCAATGTACGGTCATGTTGTCGAAACCCTCATGTACAGAGGTAATTTGGACTCCCGCGGGCCGTCTGCGAGAGCTCACCAACCAGCCGGAACCACGAGTGGTCCGCGCTTAGCATCGAAGGCACTCGCAATGCACACTAATCTCAGCTACATGGTCGAGCCCGAGCCGTCACGAGGCCGCAATCCGTATCGCAGCACCGCGTTGAGCCTGATGCACAATGGGGTGCTTGACGCGCTACAGAGCTTGCTCCTGGTAAGGAAATGGTCGTCAATCACCATGGCGGACGTGGCCGCAGCAGCTGGCATCAGCCGAGGCACCCTCTACAACGAGTTCCAGTCGCGCCGCGGCCTTGCGCGTCACTACGCCCTTCGACTGACCGACAGCATCGTTACTGGAATGCGAGCGGCAATCGACGAACACCACAGCGACGGCTACGGCGCCATGCACACGGTGTTTCGGGACTTCTTCGACCGCGTCGCCAACGATCCGCTGGCCCAGGTACTACGAACCGAAGACGCCCCCAGCGACATCCTGCGGTTGATCACCGTCGAGAGTCAGTTTCTCGTCGACCATGCCACCGAACAGCTGTCGCACACTTTTCAGCACAGCTGGGTCAACGCCAACCAGTACGACGCGACGGTCATGGGACAGGCAGTCGTCCGGGCCGCGCTCAGCTACCTGGCGCTGCCGCCGAGCGATGCCGACGAGGCGGCAACGGGGATGGCACACCTACTCACGCCCTACATCGAATCAATCAAGACCTCGTCCTAGGCCGCAGCGGCCCGGGCCGGTCCGCTGCGTACCGTGTGAGTCATGAAATACCTCGATGTCGATGGAATCGGAAATGTCAGCCGGATCGGGCTGGGCACGTGGCAGTTCGGCTCACGTGAATGGGGGTATGGGGATCGGTACGCCTCCGGTGCCGCTCGCGACATCGTGCAGCGCGCCCTGGCTCTAGGGGTGACGCTGTTCGACACCGCCGAGGTGTACGGGTTGGGCAAGAGCGAGCGGATCCTCGGCGAGGCGCTCGGCGAGGAGCGCGGCAGGGTTGCGGTGGCCAGCAAAATCTTTCCGGTGGCGCCCATTCCGCCCGTCATCAAGCAACGCGAACGGGCTAGTGCCCGGCGGTTGCAGCTGGACCGGATTCCCCTTTATCAAGTCCATCAGCCCAATCCCGTGGTGCCCGATTCGGTGATCATGCCCGGCATGCGCGAGCTACTCGACGCCGGCAAGATCGGCGCGGCCGGCGTCTCCAACTACTCGCTGGCGCGCTGGCAAAAGGCCGACAAAGCCCTAGGGCGTCCCGTAATCAGCAACCAGGTGCACTTCTCCCTCGCTCACCTAAGTCCGCTCGATGACTTGGTTCCCTTCGCCGAGCGCGAGAACCGCGTCGTCATCGCCTACAGCCCATTGGCGCAGGGGCTGCTCGGCGGTAAGTACGGCGTGGAGAACAGGCCGGGCGGCGTCCGTGCAGCCAATCCGCTGTTCGGCACTGAAAACCTGCGCCGGATCGAACCGCTGCTGCAGACACTTCGCGCCATCGCCGCAGATGTCGACGCCAAGCCGGCCCAGGTGGCGCTGGCTTGGTTGATCAGCCTGCCAGGCGTGGTCGCTATTCCCGGAGCATCCAGTGTCGAGCAACTCGAATTCAACGTTGCCGCAGCCGATATCGAGCTCACCGCGGATTCCTGTGCGGCGCTGACCAACGCGGCCAGGGCGTTTCGGCCAGTATCGATGAGGCGGTTCCTCGCCGACACGGTCCGCGAGAAGCTCACCCGTCGCTAGTTACGGCGCGCGTCAGCCGATCGGCAAGCAATTCGGCGAATCGTGCCGGATCGTCCGGCGCACCACCTTCAGCGAGCAGCGCTGTGCCGTAAAGCAATTCCGCGGTCTCCGCGACCTGAGACTTCTGGGCATCGTCTGCACTGTCATTGAGCGCTCGGCTCAAGCCGAGCACCAACGGATGGGTTGGGTTGAGTTCGAGAATGCGCTTACCGACCGGAACGTCCTGCCCAGTGGCCCGGTAGATGCGGGCCAGCGCCGGGGTGATTCCGAATGCGTCGGTGATCAGGCATGCGGGCGACTCGGTCAGTCGGGTCGACAGCCGCACTTCTTTGACGTGTTCGCTCAATGTCTCCTGCAGCCACGTCAGCAGGTCAGCGAACTCCTTTTGCTGTTCCTCGCGCTCGGCGTCGCTCTTTTCCTCGTCGGAGTCCAGGTCAACCTCACCCTTGGCGACCGACTGCAGCGGCTTACCGTCGAACTCGTTGACCGCCCCCACCCAGACTTCGTCGACCGGGTCGGTGAGGAGCAGAACCTCGTAACCCTTTGCCCTGAATGCCTCCAGATGCGGCGATTTCAGGATCTGCTGACGCGAGTCCCCGGTGGCATAGAAGATCTGCTTTTGGCCCTCCTTCATGCGGCCCACGTAGTCGGCCAACGTGGTGGCCTCCTCGTCGCTGTGCGTCGAGGCGAATGAGGAAATCTCCAACAGGGTCTCCCGATTGTCGAAATCCGAAAGCAGACCCTCCTTGAGTACCTTGCCGAACTGGGCCCAGAAGCTGCGGTAGTCCTCCGGCCGCTCGGACTGCAGGTCCTTGATGGTGGCCAGGACCTTCTTGGTCAGGCGCCGACGAATCGCCTTGATCTGGCGATCCTGCTGCAGGATCTCGCGGGACACATTCAGTGACATGTCCTGTGCATCGACGACGCCCTTGACGAAACGCAAGTACTCGGGCATGAGCTGGTCACAGTCGCCCATGATGAAGACGCGTTTGACATACAGCTGGATGCCGAAGGTGGCATCCCGATTGAACAGGTCAAACGGGGCGTGCGATGGGATGAACAGCAGAGCCTGGTACTCGAATGTGCCTTCCGCCTTCATCGCGATGACCTCTAGCGGGTCGTCCCAGGCGTGCGCGATGTGCTTGTAGAACTCCTTGTACTCGTCCTCGGAAACCTCTTCTTTGGGCCTGGCCCACAGCGCCTTCATCGAGTTGAGGGTCTCGGTTTCGATGGTGACAGTCTCTTCGCCGCCGTCCTCGCCTTCTCCCTGACCGGCTGGCGTGCGTTTCTCGACCTCCATCCGGATGGGCCAGGCAATGAAGTCCGAGTATCTCTTGATCAGGTGCCTGATCTTCCACTCCGCGGTGTAGTCGTAGAGCTCGTCCTCGGCATCCTCGGGCTTGAGGTGCAACGTCACCGATGTTCCCTGCGGAGCATCCTCGACGGATTCGATGGTGTAGGTACCTTCGCCGCTGGATTCCCACCGGGTGGCCTCGGTCTCGCCGGCCTTGCGGGTGAGCAGCTCGACCTTGTCGGCCACCATGAACGACGAGTAGAACCCGATGCCGAACTGGCCGATCAATTCCTCCGAGGCGCCCTCGTTCTTGGCCGCCCGCAATTGCGCACGTAGCTCGGCGGTGCCGGACTTGGCCAGCGTGCCGATCAGATCCACCACCTCGGCACGCGTCATGCCGATGCCGTTGTCGCGGATGGTCAGCGTCCGGGCGCCCTTGTCGACGTCGATCTCGATGTGTAGATCCGAAGTGTCAATGGCATCGGGGTCTAGCTCCTTGTTCCGCAACGCCTCGATCCGCAGCTTGTCCAGCGCATCGGAGGCGTTGGAGACCAACTCCCGCAGAAACGAGTCCTTGTTGGAGTAGACCGAGTGGACCATCAGATCCAGCAGCTGCCGGGCCTCCGCCTGAAACTCCAGCTGCTCGACATGCGCGTTCATGAGATTCCCTTCCTACGACATGGCGTCTCGAATTTAGCGAGATCATGATGACGCACGGCATGCGGGTACGCCTCGATCGGGTCGGCCGCTACGCGGCGGCGATCGGACCCCGGGATCCCGGTCAAGTCATTTTCCTGACGATCTCAAACAGGCTCGGATCGTGTGCGCAGATGATGAGCAACTGTGGCTCCCGCCGTTGCCACAGTTCAGCGAGGCGAGCCTGGTTGTCGTGCAGTTGTGTGCGGTTGAACGCGAACAACTCTTCTTGGGCCCGCAGCACGAAAGGCACTCGCGATCGCCGCAGCGTCCCGTGATGGTAGAAGGCGTCCCCGCAATGCAGGATCCAGTGATCACCAACGTCGATGGCGACCGCGGCGTGCCCGCGAGTGTGACCGGGCGTCGGCACCAGAACGAAGCCGTCACCGATGGCGTCGAGGGGTTTGGCCGAGGCGAATCCACGCCAGGTTTCGCCGTCGGGTCCATGCTCCACCAGATTGGGACCGTGCGCCCACTGCTTGCTCCGGTAACGGAGACGCTCACGGATCGAAGGGGCATGGACGGCGCCGCGGACCTCGGCCGCGGTGACGTGGACATGGGCCTCGGGAAAGTCCGCGAGTCCGCCGATGTGGTCGAAATCGAAATGCGTCAGCACAATATGGCGGACGTCTGAGATTCGGTGACCGAGCTGTTCAATCTGGTAGGCCGCGGTCTCGGTGCGCAGCAACGCCGGCCGCAGGACATGTCGGAATGGACCTACCCGATGCGGGTCGAGGCAGTCCTGTATCCCGAACCCGGTGTCCACCAGGACCAGTCCGCTGTTGGTCTCGACGAGCAGGACATGGCACAACAGAGGCGTGCCGGGCACGTTCATGGTGCCGCAGTTGAGATGGTGGACCTTCATCGACCAGTTCCTTGCGCTCCCGAGGAGATGCCCTGGGCGGCGACAAAGTCGTCGTGGACCATACTCATGCCCCGACCCACCTTCCCGCTTTGCCCAAGGCCGCTGGTGACATTGTCGAGCGGCACACACCGACACACCAGGGCACGAGGTCCTCGAGGAGCCGGGCGGTGCCGACATAGGATTCGCAACCATGCGTCGACGCCGAAGGCAAACGGGCAGGCCATGGCGGTGATGTCGGCGGTGCCGTCGTGGCGGATTGTAGCGGTCCTGCTGTGGGTGGTGCCGCTGAACCAGATTCCGATGGACGCCTACACGCCCGCGCTGCCCCAGATGCAAACCAGTATCCATGCGACGTCGGCGGCGCTGCAGGCGACGGTCACGGTGTTCATGATTGGCATGGCGTTGAGCTACCTCGGCGTGGGCATCCTGTCCGATGCCTGGGGACGCAAGCCGGTCCTGCTTGGCTGCGCCGCCGCGCTCGCGGTAGCCAGCCTTGCCTGCGCGGCGGCCGACAATATCGCCACGTTGCTGGTGCTGCGGTTTGTGCAGGGCGGCGTATCCAGTGCGTTCATCGTTGTCGCGATCGCGATTGCCGCGGACTGCTTTGAGGACGCACGTCTGAGATCGGTCAACGGGATGCTGGGGGCGGCATGGTCGGCGGCGCCGATAGCAGCCCCCGCCGTGGGCGGATTCATCGTCGAATACGCTTCGTGGCGCTACGTTTTCGTGCTGATGGCGGCGTTGAGCGTCACCGTCGGGCTGGTGGTCGCCTGGGCGCTGCCGGAGACCCTGGCGACGAGCGACCGAACCCAATTCCGGCTCGGACAGACCTGGCGAGTGCTCACGACGACCGCGCGCAATCCCGTGTTCCTCGCCCTGGTCGCCGTCTTCGGGCTGCTGGCCGGTCCGCAGCTGTCGTTCAGCGTGGCCGCGCCATTCCTGTACCAAGTGCAGATGGGGTTCTCGCCATCGGCGTATGGTCTGGTCGCGCTGGTTGTCGGTGTCGCAGTCTTGCTGGGCAGCTTCACGACCGGCGCGCTTGCCACGCGTATGACCTTCCAGCGGTTGACTTTTGCGGACTGGGCACTCTACATGGTCGGAGCCACCTTGCTTTTGGTGTCCGCTCCGGCGATAGGGGTCAACCCCTGGGCCATTACGGTACCGGTGTGTCTGGCGGTTGCGGGTTGCGGTGCGCTGGTGCCCCAGGCACAAGCCGCGGCGCTGGGGGCATTCAGCCGAAATCTAGGTCTGGTCAGCGGCCTATTCGGCACCCTGACCTATCTGATGATCGCCGCAACGATGGGCATCGTCGTCCTTAGCCCGGAGCGCACCCAAGCCCCGCTGGGCTGGCTCTACATGATTTGCGGTGCAACGGCATTCGTTGCTCTTGCATGGGTGAGACGGCGACTCCGCGGTGAAAGCGCTGCGCCCTCCGCTCAGGAAAGCTGATAGCCGTCCCGGGAAATCTCGAAGCTACCCCCGTAGACAAAATCCCAGCAGCTCATCCCGGATGTCTTACTTTCGCACTCCAACGACCCTTTGGTGATTTTGTCGCCGTACGCCAGTGGCGGACCGCCACCGAGTGCGGTATCGCCAGCGCAAACAAATCGCGCGGGTTGCCCGACCGTGAGCACAATGCCCTGCCCGTAGCCCATCGTCGACTGACAATCGGCGGGCCTCGGCGGCGGCGACCACACGCGGTCTCGGACATCGCAGCGAACCGACGAGGAATCGATCATGCAGCCGATATTGCCGCTGGGTGAGGTGAAGCCGACGATGTCGGCCTTGGCCGTTCCGGGAGCGAATAAGCTCACCGCAAACACGCCGGCAACGACAGCACACAGGCGACTCACGTGGTGAATCATTGGTTCGAGCCTACCCAGGATATTGCCAACGTCGCCACCGCGGTCATTCGGCTGACCACTGGACCGAGCCGCCAGGCCGCCGGAAGCAAGAATGCGATGGAATTCTCGAAGTGCGGCCGGCTGGTCGAAGAAGTGAAAGGCCGAAGTCGTTACCACGGCGTCGCGCGCGCCGCCTCCGAATTGCAACCGTTCGGCCGGGCCGCGCGCCATTGCACCCGGTCGGATTCGCCGCTGGCCTGCTCAAGCATGCCGACGGACATGTCCACGCCGTGGGTCCTCGTCGACATCTCGTTCGCGCTCGATTCCATCGCTGAAAATCCCTGTGCCACAGTCGATATCGACAACACGGCGGGATCCTTGGGCCCGCGGCTGGGCAATCACCTCATCGTGCGGCGGGCGATAGACCCACTGCTGCAGAAACGGTAAGTCGTAGACGGGGGCGAGGAGACTCCACAGCTGGGTGACGGCGCTGTTGAGCCCCCGACGTGGCACCGAAGTCAAGCGGTCAGTGTGGCGGCGTAGTAGATGGCGTCGGCCATCGACTCCGAGTCGTCGTGCTGCGGGATGGCCGCAAGACCGTTATCGACGCCCCCAAGCCAACCACCGTGGACGCACACATCCACCAGTGGGATCCGTTTACGACACCGCGGGTGGTGTCTGCGGCTGCCAAGATGGTGCGGCGCGTGCCGGCCCTTCTTCCCGCCCTGCTGCGCATGTTCCCACGCTCCACCCGTGAATTCATCGGTGATCCGCGCTACGTGTTGAACCCGTATCTGCCGGTCGACTACCTCGGGGACGCGTCGGCTGTGGGTGTCCACAGCGTCGTGCACATGGAAGCCGGCTGGCGCAGCAAGGATCCGCTGGGCGCCGCGGCAGAA belongs to Mycobacterium basiliense and includes:
- the htpG gene encoding molecular chaperone HtpG; this encodes MNAHVEQLEFQAEARQLLDLMVHSVYSNKDSFLRELVSNASDALDKLRIEALRNKELDPDAIDTSDLHIEIDVDKGARTLTIRDNGIGMTRAEVVDLIGTLAKSGTAELRAQLRAAKNEGASEELIGQFGIGFYSSFMVADKVELLTRKAGETEATRWESSGEGTYTIESVEDAPQGTSVTLHLKPEDAEDELYDYTAEWKIRHLIKRYSDFIAWPIRMEVEKRTPAGQGEGEDGGEETVTIETETLNSMKALWARPKEEVSEDEYKEFYKHIAHAWDDPLEVIAMKAEGTFEYQALLFIPSHAPFDLFNRDATFGIQLYVKRVFIMGDCDQLMPEYLRFVKGVVDAQDMSLNVSREILQQDRQIKAIRRRLTKKVLATIKDLQSERPEDYRSFWAQFGKVLKEGLLSDFDNRETLLEISSFASTHSDEEATTLADYVGRMKEGQKQIFYATGDSRQQILKSPHLEAFRAKGYEVLLLTDPVDEVWVGAVNEFDGKPLQSVAKGEVDLDSDEEKSDAEREEQQKEFADLLTWLQETLSEHVKEVRLSTRLTESPACLITDAFGITPALARIYRATGQDVPVGKRILELNPTHPLVLGLSRALNDSADDAQKSQVAETAELLYGTALLAEGGAPDDPARFAELLADRLTRAVTSDG
- a CDS encoding rubredoxin codes for the protein MPTDFKLYRCVQCGFEYDEALGWPEDGIAPGTRWDDIPDDWSCPDCGAAKSDFEMIEISRA
- a CDS encoding multidrug effflux MFS transporter, with translation MPRPTFPLCPRPLVTLSSGTHRHTRARGPRGAGRCRHRIRNHASTPKANGQAMAVMSAVPSWRIVAVLLWVVPLNQIPMDAYTPALPQMQTSIHATSAALQATVTVFMIGMALSYLGVGILSDAWGRKPVLLGCAAALAVASLACAAADNIATLLVLRFVQGGVSSAFIVVAIAIAADCFEDARLRSVNGMLGAAWSAAPIAAPAVGGFIVEYASWRYVFVLMAALSVTVGLVVAWALPETLATSDRTQFRLGQTWRVLTTTARNPVFLALVAVFGLLAGPQLSFSVAAPFLYQVQMGFSPSAYGLVALVVGVAVLLGSFTTGALATRMTFQRLTFADWALYMVGATLLLVSAPAIGVNPWAITVPVCLAVAGCGALVPQAQAAALGAFSRNLGLVSGLFGTLTYLMIAATMGIVVLSPERTQAPLGWLYMICGATAFVALAWVRRRLRGESAAPSAQES
- a CDS encoding DUF6636 domain-containing protein; amino-acid sequence: MIHHVSRLCAVVAGVFAVSLFAPGTAKADIVGFTSPSGNIGCMIDSSSVRCDVRDRVWSPPPRPADCQSTMGYGQGIVLTVGQPARFVCAGDTALGGGPPLAYGDKITKGSLECESKTSGMSCWDFVYGGSFEISRDGYQLS
- a CDS encoding rubredoxin produces the protein MAAYRCPACRYVYDETTGAPREGYPAGTNWADVNDNWTCPDCNVREKIDFEPQEA
- a CDS encoding MBL fold metallo-hydrolase — protein: MKVHHLNCGTMNVPGTPLLCHVLLVETNSGLVLVDTGFGIQDCLDPHRVGPFRHVLRPALLRTETAAYQIEQLGHRISDVRHIVLTHFDFDHIGGLADFPEAHVHVTAAEVRGAVHAPSIRERLRYRSKQWAHGPNLVEHGPDGETWRGFASAKPLDAIGDGFVLVPTPGHTRGHAAVAIDVGDHWILHCGDAFYHHGTLRRSRVPFVLRAQEELFAFNRTQLHDNQARLAELWQRREPQLLIICAHDPSLFEIVRKMT
- a CDS encoding aldo/keto reductase, whose amino-acid sequence is MKYLDVDGIGNVSRIGLGTWQFGSREWGYGDRYASGAARDIVQRALALGVTLFDTAEVYGLGKSERILGEALGEERGRVAVASKIFPVAPIPPVIKQRERASARRLQLDRIPLYQVHQPNPVVPDSVIMPGMRELLDAGKIGAAGVSNYSLARWQKADKALGRPVISNQVHFSLAHLSPLDDLVPFAERENRVVIAYSPLAQGLLGGKYGVENRPGGVRAANPLFGTENLRRIEPLLQTLRAIAADVDAKPAQVALAWLISLPGVVAIPGASSVEQLEFNVAAADIELTADSCAALTNAARAFRPVSMRRFLADTVREKLTRR
- a CDS encoding alkane 1-monooxygenase, producing MTTSPAQEPAIQVERWRDRKRYLWLVGLVLPMALPVSVALAWTLGKFGWTAATPMLWWIGPFLLYLLLPVLDLFFGPDGQNPPDEVMERLENDKYYRYCTYAFIPFQMISLMLACYLWTADNLSWLGLSGGLGLVSKIGLMMTIGVVGGVGINTAHEMGHKRENLERWLSKITLAQTLYGHFYIEHNRGHHVRVSTPEDPASARFGESFWMFLPRSMFGSLKSAWELEKTRMQRIGKSSFSLHNDVLNAWIMSIVLFSGLTAVFGWQVLPFLIIQALYGASLLESVNYLEHYGLLRQRTASGRYERCAPVHSWNSDHIVTNIFLYHLQRHSDHHANPLRRYQTLRSMDGAPRLPSGYATLITLTYIPPLWRKVMDHRVIEHYDGDINRVNIDPRKRDRILATYGAR
- a CDS encoding TetR/AcrR family transcriptional regulator; its protein translation is MHTNLSYMVEPEPSRGRNPYRSTALSLMHNGVLDALQSLLLVRKWSSITMADVAAAAGISRGTLYNEFQSRRGLARHYALRLTDSIVTGMRAAIDEHHSDGYGAMHTVFRDFFDRVANDPLAQVLRTEDAPSDILRLITVESQFLVDHATEQLSHTFQHSWVNANQYDATVMGQAVVRAALSYLALPPSDADEAATGMAHLLTPYIESIKTSS